One genomic region from Gossypium hirsutum isolate 1008001.06 chromosome D13, Gossypium_hirsutum_v2.1, whole genome shotgun sequence encodes:
- the LOC107894279 gene encoding transcription factor bHLH95 isoform X2: MSATPGSFFLCENHPFPPPSNNNSGGGGANGSEDNNQHEKQPLQDSTNNKRGGESDHEMHIWTERERRKKMRNMFSNLHALLPHLSPKADKSTIVDEAVKHIQTLEKTLQKLQKQKLDRLQEGPNPIDLGHQDTSREAFMADQVLSGNDAAAKDLIIKSNSVTVAQPRLQFQTWTSSNVVLNICGKEAQISVCSPKKPGLFTSVCCILEKHYLEVISAHVSSQSNRSIFMIQAHVGSSGAYNHQVSEVDEIFKQAAAEIMFCLTS, from the exons ATGTCTGCCACCCCTGGAAGTTTCTTCTTATGCGAAAACCACCCATTTCCACCACCTTCTAACAACAATTCAGGCGGTGGTGGTGCCAATGGAAGCGAAGACAACAACCAACATGAAAAGCAACCTCTGCAAGACTCCACCAACAACAAGAGAGGGGGCGAATCGGATCATGAAATGCATATATGGACCGAAAGAGagaggaggaagaagatgaggaACATGTTCTCCAACCTCCATGCCTTGCTTCCTCATCTATCTCCTAag GCTGACAAATCGACCATAGTCGACGAAGCAGTGAAGCACATACAAACCCTAGAGAAAACCCTCCAAAAGCTGCAAAAACAGAAGCTAGACAGACTCCAAGAAGGACCCAATCCCATTGACTTGGGTCACCAGGATACAAGCAGGGAAGCATTCATGGCGGATCAAGTATTATCTGGAAATGATGCTGCAGCCAAGGATTTAATAATAAAATCCAATTCTGTTACGGTCGCTCAACCCCGTTTGCAGTTTCAAACATGGACCTCCTCCAACGTGGTGTTGAACATCTGCGGCAAGGAAGCACAGATAAGCGTGTGTTCGCCCAAGAAACCAGGGCTGTTCACCAGTGTTTGCTGCATCTTGGAGAAGCACTACTTGGAGGTCATATCTGCCCATGTTTCCTCCCAATCTAATCGTTCCATCTTCATGATTCAAGCTCAT GTGGGAAGTAGTGGAGCTTATAATCATCAGGTGTCAGAAGTGGACGAAATATTCAAACAAGCTGCAGCTGAGATCATGTTCTGTCTCACCTCTTGA
- the LOC107894280 gene encoding E3 ubiquitin-protein ligase MBR2, with amino-acid sequence MQGQGGTIDSFPETVNIDEGSGPNDTSIGQPNSLHNMLNPVETRLSNYAMSSSGMMHGSTVTPDVQSVSGWSSGEPSSRLRIQNQVMHDVLNHHLNDDGTKIERGWPSYGAHVGAAPRSEERRIEPANVIFPGRLNNGRSGNQVRSGPIFLQGSSSNHSPHNVNLNEGFINSSGNSRSSVGTGIGLNLHNSVGLEREQISNASVSSDNVGSSSGSSNYMGEENNDGSGTSLGSWGLSCKRKVLEGTSGQSYSAGTSSCFQQIENAAWHADPARNDASSSLSLSTPSWNLLNVSPPDQPNPRVGLGMRGVISDAFPSTLRRANPGNQQGPLPHSLSSTGVAGHSSFGSPGRPRAALFGDSLDLRSTAAIAGNSSSASTQPHMRTTSVVPRNVNPFPWNGTSGLRAANPSSSTNFGERAAALREEPNIRNIPRINAENTMFVPATEMRNLAQDPTGWNLASGNISTSGDFSSTSRPGPSSSIHPLPTPAWIPPQNPSIHNQQRLSEFAPWSLFPPIDSEPGGRSGHFPPLSSGPSASSQETVVPSGSNIQGNNQPYPRSAFLLERQDDDVLGMPHSLRALAADIEGRHRLISEIRQVLNAMRRGENLRIEDYMVFDPFIYHGMAETHDRHRDMRLDVDNMSYEELLALEERIGDVSTGLNEETILKLLKQQKYSSTTTESTQELEPCCICQEEYADGDETGTLDCGHDFHTNCIKQWLMLKNLCPICKTTGLLK; translated from the exons ATGCAAGGTCAGGGGGGCACCATTGACTCCTTCCCTGAAACTGTTAACATTGATGAGGGCTCTGGTCCCAATGACACGAGCATTGGTCAACCAAATTCTTTGCACAACATGCTGAATCCTGTGGAAACTCGGTTATCCAATTATGCAATGTCTTCTAGTGGGATGATGCATGGAAGCACTGTTACTCCCGATGTTCAGAGTGTTAGTGGCTGGAGTTCTGGGGAACCGAGCTCTAGATTGAGAATTCAAAACCAGGTGATGCACGATGTTCTAAATCACCATCTTAATGATGATGGAACAAAAATAGAGCGTGGTTGGCCTTCTTATGGTGCTCATGTTGGGGCTGCTCCAAGGTCAGAAGAAAGGCGGATTGAGCCAGCAAATGTCATTTTTCCTGGGAGACTGAATAATGGTCGAAGTGGCAATCAGGTCCGAAGTGGGCCCATATTTTTACAAGGTTCAAGCTCTAATCATAGCCCACACAATGTGAATCTAAATGAAGGGTTTATTAACAGCAGTGGTAATTCAAGGTCGAGTGTGGGAACTGGTATAGGTCTTAATCTCCACAACTCAGTTGGACTAGAAAGAGAACAGATTTCTAATGCCAGTGTTTCTTCTGATAATGTTGGTAGTTCTTCCGGAAGCTCTAATTATATGGGGGAGGAAAATAATGATGGTTCTGGCACTTCTTTGGGCAGTTGGGGTTTATCCTGCAAAAGGAAGGTTCTTGAAGGTACTTCTGGACAGTCTTATTCTGCTGGTACTTCAAGCTGttttcaacaaattgaaaatgcTGCTTGGCATGCTGATCCTGCTCGTAACGATGCTTCTAGCAGCTTGAGTTTATCGACACCCTCTTGGAATCTCCTTAATGTTAGTCCTCCTGATCAGCCGAATCCAAGAGTTGGGCTTGGTATGAGAGGAGTAATTAGTGATGCGTTTCCTTCTACTTTAAGAAGAGCAAATCCAGGAAACCAACAAGGACCTTTACCCCATAGTTTATCATCAACTGGGGTTGCTGGGCATTCTAGTTTCGGCTCTCCTGGTCGCCCTAGAGCTGCCCTGTTTGGTGACTCTCTAGACTTGAGATCCACAGCTGCAATAGCTGGAAATTCTAGTTCTGCGTCGACTCAACCTCATATGAGGACCACTTCTGTTGTACCGAGAAATGTAAATCCTTTCCCTTGGAATGGTACTTCTGGTTTAAGAGCTGCGAACCCATCAAGTTCTACTAATTTTGGAGAGAGAGCTGCTGCATTACGGGAGGAACCAAATATAAGAAATATCCCTAGAATCAATGCAGAAAATACCATGTTTGTACCAGCAACTGAGATGAGAAATTTAGCACAAGATCCAACAGGTTGGAATTTGGCTTCTGGAAATATTAGTACTTCTGGAGACTTTTCATCTACAAGTCGACCTGGGCCTAGTTCAAGCATCCATCCTTTGCCAACTCCTGCCTGGATTCCTCCCCAAAACCCATCAATTCATAATCAACAAAGACTATCAGAATTTGCTCCCTGGTCTTTATTTCCTCCAATTGATTCTGAACCTGGTGGTCGTAGTGGCCATTTTCCACCATTGTCTTCAGGCCCTTCTGCTTCCTCACAAGAGACAGTGGTGCCATCTGGATCGAACATCCAGGGTAACAATCAACCATACCCTAGGTCTGCATTCTTATTGGAGAGACAAGATGATGATGTTCTTGGGATGCCCCATTCGTTGCGAGCCTTGGCTGCTGACATCGAAGGGAGACACCGGCTAATATCTGAG ATACGCCAAGTCTTGAATGCCATGCGTAGGGGGGAGAATTTACGAATTGAG GATTATATGGTGTTTGATCCATTCATATATCATGGTATGGCTGAAACCCATGACAGACATAGAGATATGCGCCTTGATGTTGATAACATGTCTTATGAG GAATTGTTGGCATTAGAAGAACGCATCGGAGATGTGAGCACTGGACTGAACGAGGAAACCATTCTGAAGCTGCTGAAACAGCAGAAGTACTCATCCACCACAACGGAATCCACACAAGAATTGGAACCCTGCTGTATCTGTCAG GAGGAATATGCAGATGGGGATGAGACTGGGACACTAGATTGTGGACATGACTTCCACACAAACTGCATCAAACAGTGGTTAATGCTAAAAAACCTGTGTCCCATTTGTAAAACAACAGGCTTGCTCAAGTGA
- the LOC107894278 gene encoding U-box domain-containing protein 26 produces the protein MPGTTIVEPLDLVGLQIPYHFRCPISLELMRDPVTVCTGQTYDRSSIESWVATGNTTCPVTRAALSDFTFIPNHTLRRLIQDWCVENQAFGIQRIPTPKQPADPVMVRALLTQASAVSSPFQPRLSALRRLKGLARDSDKNRSVISSHDAREVLIDIVFSDTGSSELSVEALAVLVMFQLNESECESIGSDPNRVVYLSRMLFHSSIEVRINSASLIENVLSGTRSPDLRAQISNADDIFEGVVDILRNLNSYPRALRIGVRALFALCLVKQTRHKAVQAGAPATLIDRLADLDKCDAERALATIELLCRIPSGCSAFAAHALTVPLLVKTILKISDRATEYAAGALMALCSESEGSQREAVSAGVLTQLLLLVQSDCTERAKRKAQMLLKLLRDSWPEDSIGNSDDFACSEIVPF, from the coding sequence ATGCCTGGCACCACTATTGTTGAGCCTTTAGATTTGGTTGGTCTCCAAATTCCTTATCATTTCAGGTGCCCCATCTCCCTCGAGCTCATGCGTGACCCTGTCACCGTCTGCACCGGCCAAACCTACGACCGTTCCAGCATTGAGTCCTGGGTCGCCACCGGCAACACCACTTGTCCCGTCACTCGTGCTGCCCTCTCTGATTTCACTTTTATTCCTAACCATACCCTTCGCCGTCTTATTCAAGATTGGTGTGTAGAGAACCAGGCTTTTGGTATACAGAGGATTCCCACGCCTAAGCAACCTGCCGACCCGGTTATGGTTCGGGCTTTGTTGACTCAAGCTTCGGCGGTTTCCAGTCCGTTTCAGCCTCGTCTTTCGGCTCTGCGTCGACTTAAGGGACTGGCAAGAGACTCGGATAAGAACCGGTCTGTTATTTCTTCACATGACGCACGTGAGGTACTGATAGATATCGTGTTTTCGGATACGGGCTCGTCGGAGTTGAGCGTGGAGGCGCTTGCGGTTTTAGTGATGTTTCAACTCAATGAATCCGAGTGCGAGTCGATCGGTTCGGATCCCAACAGAGTGGTCTACCTGTCGCGTATGTTGTTCCATTCCTCGATCGAAGTACGAATTAACTCGGCTTCACTCATCGAAAACGTTCTCTCCGGCACGAGATCGCCGGATCTTCGAGCTCAGATAAGCAATGCGGATGATATATTCGAAGGCGTCGTGGACATATTAAGGAACCTCAACTCTTATCCTCGTGCGCTGAGAATCGGCGTTCGGGCTCTCTTCGCCTTGTGCTTAGTGAAGCAAACGAGGCACAAAGCCGTCCAAGCCGGAGCTCCGGCGACGTTGATCGACCGGTTGGCCGATTTGGACAAGTGCGATGCCGAACGAGCTCTGGCGACGATAGAGTTGTTGTGCCGGATCCCCTCGGGGTGTTCGGCGTTCGCGGCGCACGCGCTGACGGTCCCGTTGCTGGTAAAAACGATACTGAAGATCTCGGACAGGGCTACGGAGTACGCGGCGGGTGCACTGATGGCGCTGTGCTCGGAGTCGGAAGGGAGCCAGAGGGAGGCGGTGAGCGCGGGGGTTCTGACACAGCTGCTATTGCTGGTTCAAAGTGATTGTACGGAGAGGGCGAAGAGGAAGGCCCAAATGCTTCTTAAGTTGCTTCGGGATTCGTGGCCCGAAGATTCCATCGGCAATTCGGATGATTTTGCTTGCAGTGAAATCGTACCCTTTTGA
- the LOC107894279 gene encoding transcription factor bHLH95 isoform X1 yields the protein MSATPGSFFLCENHPFPPPSNNNSGGGGANGSEDNNQHEKQPLQDSTNNKRGGESDHEMHIWTERERRKKMRNMFSNLHALLPHLSPKADKSTIVDEAVKHIQTLEKTLQKLQKQKLDRLQEGPNPIDLGHQDTSREAFMADQVLSGNDAAAKDLIIKSNSVTVAQPRLQFQTWTSSNVVLNICGKEAQISVCSPKKPGLFTSVCCILEKHYLEVISAHVSSQSNRSIFMIQAHQVGSSGAYNHQVSEVDEIFKQAAAEIMFCLTS from the exons ATGTCTGCCACCCCTGGAAGTTTCTTCTTATGCGAAAACCACCCATTTCCACCACCTTCTAACAACAATTCAGGCGGTGGTGGTGCCAATGGAAGCGAAGACAACAACCAACATGAAAAGCAACCTCTGCAAGACTCCACCAACAACAAGAGAGGGGGCGAATCGGATCATGAAATGCATATATGGACCGAAAGAGagaggaggaagaagatgaggaACATGTTCTCCAACCTCCATGCCTTGCTTCCTCATCTATCTCCTAag GCTGACAAATCGACCATAGTCGACGAAGCAGTGAAGCACATACAAACCCTAGAGAAAACCCTCCAAAAGCTGCAAAAACAGAAGCTAGACAGACTCCAAGAAGGACCCAATCCCATTGACTTGGGTCACCAGGATACAAGCAGGGAAGCATTCATGGCGGATCAAGTATTATCTGGAAATGATGCTGCAGCCAAGGATTTAATAATAAAATCCAATTCTGTTACGGTCGCTCAACCCCGTTTGCAGTTTCAAACATGGACCTCCTCCAACGTGGTGTTGAACATCTGCGGCAAGGAAGCACAGATAAGCGTGTGTTCGCCCAAGAAACCAGGGCTGTTCACCAGTGTTTGCTGCATCTTGGAGAAGCACTACTTGGAGGTCATATCTGCCCATGTTTCCTCCCAATCTAATCGTTCCATCTTCATGATTCAAGCTCAT CAGGTGGGAAGTAGTGGAGCTTATAATCATCAGGTGTCAGAAGTGGACGAAATATTCAAACAAGCTGCAGCTGAGATCATGTTCTGTCTCACCTCTTGA